The Panicum hallii strain FIL2 chromosome 9, PHallii_v3.1, whole genome shotgun sequence genome has a window encoding:
- the LOC112875595 gene encoding pectin acetylesterase 9-like isoform X2, producing the protein MAPRRRGACPAAAVFVAAVVAVGFAAEAADMVQERLTVGMTIVADAASTGAVCLDGSPPAYHLHRGSGAGARSWLLQFEGGGWCNDVRSCTERAGTRRGSTRLMTKVEVFSGILSNRPSMNPDFYNWNRVKLRYCDGGSFSGDSEYKNGSSVLYFRGQRIWDAIITDLLQKGLAKAKNVLLSGCSAGGLATFFHCDSLKERLGGATTVKCLSDAGFFLDLTDISGNNNMRKFFSSLVSLQGVQKNLNKDCQNSTDCPYMCFFPQYALPDIRTPYFILNSAYDVYQFHHIFVPPSSDPGGQWSRCKMDPGACSTSQIATLQGLRSAMLTSLKQIEGEPEAGMFVNSCFAHCQSELQDTWFAPDSPMIHDKKIAEVVGDWYFERGAAKEIDCAYPCDSTCHNIIPSDQELRMY; encoded by the exons ATGGCGCCTCGGCGGCGCGGGGCATGTCCGGCTGCTGCCGTCTTCGTTGCGGCCGTGGTCGCCGTCGGCTtcgcggccgaggcggcggataTGGTCCAGGAGAGGCTGACGGTGGGCATGACGATCGTCGCGGACGCCGCGTCCACGGGGGCAG TGTGCCTCGACGGGAGCCCGCCGGCGTACCACCTGCACCgcggctccggcgccggcgcgcgcaGCTGGCTGCTCCAGTTCGAGGGCGGCGGCTGGTGCAACGACGTGCGGTCGTGCACCGAGAGGGCCGGGACGCGCCGGGGATCCACCCGCCTCATGACCAAGGTCGAGGTCTTCTCCGGCATCCTCAGCAACCGCCCGTCCATGAATCCAG ATTTTTACAACTGGAATCGTGTGAAGCTACGTTATTGCGATGGTGGATCCTTCTCGGGTGATTCAGAATATAAAAATGGG TCCTCAGTCCTCTACTTCAGAGGTCAGAGGATATGGGATGCTATTATCACCGATCTACTTCAAAAGGGACTAGCGAAAGCCAAAAAT GTACTGCTCTCAGGTTGTTCAGCAGGAGGCCTGGCGACATTCTTCCACTGCGACAGCCTCAAGGAGCGTCTTGGAGGAGCTACCACGGTGAAATGCTTGAGTGATGCGGGATTTTTCCTTGATCT GACTGACATTTCTGGCAACAACAATATGAGGAAGTTCTTTAGCAGCTTAGTTTCGTTGCAG GGAGTTCAGAAGAATTTGAACAAAGACTGCCAGAATTCAACAGACTGTCCATACATG TGTTTTTTTCCACAATATGCACTTCCAGACATCAGAACCCCATATTTCATCTTGAATTCAGCTTATGACGTGTATCAG TTCCATCACATTTTCGTGCCCCCTTCATCTGATCCTGGGGGGCAATGGAGCCGCTGTAAGATGGATCCCGGTGCATGCAGCACATCCCAGATTGCAACCCTCCAAG GCCTGAGAAGTGCAATGTTGACATCTCTGAAACAGATTGAAGGCGAACCAGAGGCAGGGATGTTCGTAAACTCTTGCTTTGCACATTGCCAGAGTGAGCTGCAAGACACATGGTTTGCACCAGATTCCCCAATGATACACGATAAG AAAATTGCAGAGGTGGTAGGTGATTGGTACTTTGAAAGAGGTGCTGCCAAGGAGATTGACTGTGCCTATCCTTGCGATTCAACTTGTCACAACATTATACCATCTGATCAG GAGTTGAGGATGTATTAG
- the LOC112873172 gene encoding uncharacterized protein LOC112873172 codes for MAAAAPPYPGSARARPRRLPGDHIIAALAPHLRFADHLAHRIVCRSWRRGCRLIGRAPPPFPWLMLPPTAASGAAPDPGTPQRRVFYDIPGGRSYAYPVPASYRYVASRGGWLVLVASDPPRRLVVLNPITAMRLVVSWPFGEDPTEGFHAVLTASLADPMCFLAVATDRLVKYCRPTLGGGDWATLRAPGFRYDTACSDLVSVGTMVYLMDERRKLWRADLAAAEPKVERRDTAFVLPPGERWRHYLVESLGHVLLVVSDDHHKRIGLYRLNWDARLWVRMPASGLGDGVLLLGRGCSAAVPASAAAGRLPGSVLVVRQPWRSTFVHMGLNFSGDGGGEQPWFWTESRLGAGLDDDQLVMRKTVPQRPGKFTTGDSFWFFPAIDQSDCP; via the coding sequence atggcggcggcggcgccgccctaCCCCGGGAGCGCTAGGGCTCGcccccgccgccttcccggcGACCACATCATCGCCGCGTTGGCGCCCCACCTCCGCTTCGCCGACCACCTCGCCCACCGCATCGTCTGCCGCTCCTGGCGCCGCGGGTGCCGCCTCATCGGCCGGGCGCCCCCGCCCTTCCCGTGGCTCATGCTCCCGCCGACCGCCGCGAGCGGGGCCGCCCCGGACCCCGGCACCCCGCAGCGCCGGGTCTTCTACGACATCCCCGGCGGGAGGTCCTACGCGTACCCGGTCCCCGCGTCCTACCGCTACGTCGCGAGCCGCGGCGGGTGGCTCGTCCTGGTCGCCTcggacccgccgcgccggctcgtGGTGCTCAACCCCATCACCGCCATGCGGCTGGTAGTCTCGTGGCCGTTCGGGGAGGACCCCACCGAGGGATTCCACGCCGTCCTCACGGCCTCGCTCGCCGACCCGATGTGCTTCCTCGCGGTCGCCACGGACAGGCTCGTCAAGTATTGCCGCCCCACTCTCGGCGGCGGGGACTGGGCCACGCTGCGCGCCCCGGGGTTCCGCTACGACACGGCCTGCAGCGACCTCGTGTCCGTCGGCACCATGGTGTACCTCATGGACGAGCGGAGGAAGCTCTGGCGcgccgacctcgccgccgccgagcccaAGGTGGAGCGCAGGGACACGGCGTTCGTGCTTCCGCCGGGGGAGAGGTGGCGCCACTACCTAGTCGAGTCGCTCGGCCACGTCCTCCTCGTGGTCTCGGACGATCACCACAAGCGCATCGGGCTCTATAGGCTCAACTGGGACGCGAGGCTGTGGGTGCGCATGCCCGCGAGTGGCCTTGGCGACGGCGTGCTGCTGTTGGGCCGCGGGTGCTCCGCGGCCGTGCCAGCGTCGGCCGCCGCGGGCCGCTTGCCTGGCTCGGTTCTGGTGGTGCGCCAGCCGTGGAGGTCGACCTTCGTGCACATGGGCTTAAACTTTTCTGGTGATGGTGGAGGTGAGCAACCTTGGTTCTGGACGGAATCGCGGCTCGGAGCTGGGCTGGACGATGATCAGTTGGTGATGAGGAAGACGGTGCCTCAGCGGCCGGGCAAGTTCACCACCGGTGACTCGTTCTGGTTCTTCCCAGCCATTGATCAGAGTGATTGTCCATAG
- the LOC112875595 gene encoding pectin acetylesterase 9-like isoform X3, with translation MAPRRRGACPAAAVFVAAVVAVGFAAEAADMVQERLTVGMTIVADAASTGAVCLDGSPPAYHLHRGSGAGARSWLLQFEGGGWCNDVRSCTERAGTRRGSTRLMTKVEVFSGILSNRPSMNPDFYNWNRVKLRYCDGGSFSGDSEYKNGSSVLYFRGQRIWDAIITDLLQKGLAKAKNVLLSGCSAGGLATFFHCDSLKERLGGATTVKCLSDAGFFLDLTDISGNNNMRKFFSSLVSLQGVQKNLNKDCQNSTDCPYMCFFPQYALPDIRTPYFILNSAYDVYQFHHIFVPPSSDPGGQWSRCKMDPGACSTSQIATLQGLRSAMLTSLKQIEGEPEAGMFVNSCFAHCQSELQDTWFAPDSPMIHDKRW, from the exons ATGGCGCCTCGGCGGCGCGGGGCATGTCCGGCTGCTGCCGTCTTCGTTGCGGCCGTGGTCGCCGTCGGCTtcgcggccgaggcggcggataTGGTCCAGGAGAGGCTGACGGTGGGCATGACGATCGTCGCGGACGCCGCGTCCACGGGGGCAG TGTGCCTCGACGGGAGCCCGCCGGCGTACCACCTGCACCgcggctccggcgccggcgcgcgcaGCTGGCTGCTCCAGTTCGAGGGCGGCGGCTGGTGCAACGACGTGCGGTCGTGCACCGAGAGGGCCGGGACGCGCCGGGGATCCACCCGCCTCATGACCAAGGTCGAGGTCTTCTCCGGCATCCTCAGCAACCGCCCGTCCATGAATCCAG ATTTTTACAACTGGAATCGTGTGAAGCTACGTTATTGCGATGGTGGATCCTTCTCGGGTGATTCAGAATATAAAAATGGG TCCTCAGTCCTCTACTTCAGAGGTCAGAGGATATGGGATGCTATTATCACCGATCTACTTCAAAAGGGACTAGCGAAAGCCAAAAAT GTACTGCTCTCAGGTTGTTCAGCAGGAGGCCTGGCGACATTCTTCCACTGCGACAGCCTCAAGGAGCGTCTTGGAGGAGCTACCACGGTGAAATGCTTGAGTGATGCGGGATTTTTCCTTGATCT GACTGACATTTCTGGCAACAACAATATGAGGAAGTTCTTTAGCAGCTTAGTTTCGTTGCAG GGAGTTCAGAAGAATTTGAACAAAGACTGCCAGAATTCAACAGACTGTCCATACATG TGTTTTTTTCCACAATATGCACTTCCAGACATCAGAACCCCATATTTCATCTTGAATTCAGCTTATGACGTGTATCAG TTCCATCACATTTTCGTGCCCCCTTCATCTGATCCTGGGGGGCAATGGAGCCGCTGTAAGATGGATCCCGGTGCATGCAGCACATCCCAGATTGCAACCCTCCAAG GCCTGAGAAGTGCAATGTTGACATCTCTGAAACAGATTGAAGGCGAACCAGAGGCAGGGATGTTCGTAAACTCTTGCTTTGCACATTGCCAGAGTGAGCTGCAAGACACATGGTTTGCACCAGATTCCCCAATGATACACGATAAG AGGTGGTAG
- the LOC112875595 gene encoding pectin acetylesterase 9-like isoform X1, whose protein sequence is MAPRRRGACPAAAVFVAAVVAVGFAAEAADMVQERLTVGMTIVADAASTGAVCLDGSPPAYHLHRGSGAGARSWLLQFEGGGWCNDVRSCTERAGTRRGSTRLMTKVEVFSGILSNRPSMNPDFYNWNRVKLRYCDGGSFSGDSEYKNGSSVLYFRGQRIWDAIITDLLQKGLAKAKNVLLSGCSAGGLATFFHCDSLKERLGGATTVKCLSDAGFFLDLTDISGNNNMRKFFSSLVSLQGVQKNLNKDCQNSTDCPYMCFFPQYALPDIRTPYFILNSAYDVYQFHHIFVPPSSDPGGQWSRCKMDPGACSTSQIATLQGLRSAMLTSLKQIEGEPEAGMFVNSCFAHCQSELQDTWFAPDSPMIHDKKIAEVVGDWYFERGAAKEIDCAYPCDSTCHNIIPSDQDGISDAQSGHQFCSIRICRKMIIYMYILLIALQII, encoded by the exons ATGGCGCCTCGGCGGCGCGGGGCATGTCCGGCTGCTGCCGTCTTCGTTGCGGCCGTGGTCGCCGTCGGCTtcgcggccgaggcggcggataTGGTCCAGGAGAGGCTGACGGTGGGCATGACGATCGTCGCGGACGCCGCGTCCACGGGGGCAG TGTGCCTCGACGGGAGCCCGCCGGCGTACCACCTGCACCgcggctccggcgccggcgcgcgcaGCTGGCTGCTCCAGTTCGAGGGCGGCGGCTGGTGCAACGACGTGCGGTCGTGCACCGAGAGGGCCGGGACGCGCCGGGGATCCACCCGCCTCATGACCAAGGTCGAGGTCTTCTCCGGCATCCTCAGCAACCGCCCGTCCATGAATCCAG ATTTTTACAACTGGAATCGTGTGAAGCTACGTTATTGCGATGGTGGATCCTTCTCGGGTGATTCAGAATATAAAAATGGG TCCTCAGTCCTCTACTTCAGAGGTCAGAGGATATGGGATGCTATTATCACCGATCTACTTCAAAAGGGACTAGCGAAAGCCAAAAAT GTACTGCTCTCAGGTTGTTCAGCAGGAGGCCTGGCGACATTCTTCCACTGCGACAGCCTCAAGGAGCGTCTTGGAGGAGCTACCACGGTGAAATGCTTGAGTGATGCGGGATTTTTCCTTGATCT GACTGACATTTCTGGCAACAACAATATGAGGAAGTTCTTTAGCAGCTTAGTTTCGTTGCAG GGAGTTCAGAAGAATTTGAACAAAGACTGCCAGAATTCAACAGACTGTCCATACATG TGTTTTTTTCCACAATATGCACTTCCAGACATCAGAACCCCATATTTCATCTTGAATTCAGCTTATGACGTGTATCAG TTCCATCACATTTTCGTGCCCCCTTCATCTGATCCTGGGGGGCAATGGAGCCGCTGTAAGATGGATCCCGGTGCATGCAGCACATCCCAGATTGCAACCCTCCAAG GCCTGAGAAGTGCAATGTTGACATCTCTGAAACAGATTGAAGGCGAACCAGAGGCAGGGATGTTCGTAAACTCTTGCTTTGCACATTGCCAGAGTGAGCTGCAAGACACATGGTTTGCACCAGATTCCCCAATGATACACGATAAG AAAATTGCAGAGGTGGTAGGTGATTGGTACTTTGAAAGAGGTGCTGCCAAGGAGATTGACTGTGCCTATCCTTGCGATTCAACTTGTCACAACATTATACCATCTGATCAG GATGGAATCTCAGATGCTCAAAGTGGCCACCAATTCTGCAGTATTAGAATTTGTCGAAAAATGATTATTTACATGTATATATTGCTCATTGCATTACAAATCATTTGA